One Carassius gibelio isolate Cgi1373 ecotype wild population from Czech Republic chromosome A7, carGib1.2-hapl.c, whole genome shotgun sequence DNA window includes the following coding sequences:
- the LOC128016682 gene encoding G1/S-specific cyclin-E1-like, whose amino-acid sequence MPSKKVLRTEQFNTTDEAPKTMSVRPRKRKADVAIHLQDPDEEISEMTRKKPCASQACWNPDTGYTSPCRRIPTPDEVEEPVAVGSVGFAQYASENIFVTPTRSTPLPALCWASRDDVWNNLLRKDKLYLRDTHVMERHPHLQPKMRAILLDWLIEVCEVYKLHRETFYLGQDYFDRFMATQENVLKTTLQLIGISCLFIAAKMEEIYPPKVHQFAYVTDGACTEDDILSMEIIIMKELNWSLSPLTPVAWLNIYMQMAYLKETAQVLVAQYPQATFVQIAELLDLCILDARSLEFSYSLLAASALFHFSSLELVMKVSGLKWCDLEECVRWMVPFAMSIREAGSSSLKTFKGIAADDLHNIQTHVPYMEWLGRVNSYQPVDIESSQTSPVPSGVLTPPPSSEKPESEVS is encoded by the exons CATTTACAAGATCCAGATGAAGAGATCAGTGAGATGACAAGAAAGAAACCATGTGCATCCCAG GCCTGCTGGAATCCCGACACAGGTTACACAAGCCCATGCAGGCGGATCCCCACACCTGATGAAGTTGAGGAACCGGTTGCTGTTGGAAGTGTGGGATTCGCACAGTATGCATCAGAAAACATTTTCGTCACTCCCACACGCTCTACCCCTCTGCCGGCCCTCTG CTGGGCAAGCAGAGATGACGTGTGGAACAACCTGCTTCGAAAAGACAAACTCTACCTGCGAGATACACATGTTATGGAGAGACATCCACATCTTCAACCCAAAATGAGAGCGATTCTGCTGGATTGGCTAATAGAG GTTTGTGAGGTGTACAAGTTACACAGAGAGACGTTTTATTTGGGTCAAGATTACTTTGATCGTTTCATGGCCACCCAAGAGAATGTCCTCAAAACAACACTACAGCTTATAGGCATTTCCTGTCTCTTCATCGCTGCCAAAATGGAG GAAATCTATCCTCCTAAAGTGCATCAGTTTGCTTATGTTACTGATGGGGCCTGCACAGAGGATGACATTCTAAGCATGGAAATTATCATCATGAAG GAGTTGAATTGGAGTTTGAGTCCTTTAACCCCAGTGGCTTGGCTCAACATCTACATGCAGATGGCCTACCTGAAGGAGACCGCTCAAGTTCTTGTGGCCCAGTACCCACAGGCTACATTTGTGCAGATTGCAGAA CTCTTGGATCTGTGCATACTGGATGCAAGAAGTCTGGAGTTCTCTTACAGCCTTCTTGCAGCTTCCGCACTCTTCCACTTCTCTTCTCTAGAGCTAGTGATGAAAGTTTCAG GGCTGAAGTGGTGTGACTTGGAGGAGTGTGTGAGATGGATGGTCCCTTTCGCCATGTCAATCCGTGAAGCCGGCAGCTCGTCTCTCAAGACATTCAAAGGAATCGCAGCAGATGATCTGCACAACATCCAGACCCACGTGCCTTACATGGAATGGCTG gGAAGGGTGAACTCCTACCAGCCAGTGGACATTGAGAGCAGTCAGACGTCTCCAGTTCCCTCTGGAGTGCTCACACCACCGCCAAGCAGTGAGAAGCCCGAGAGCGAAGTCTCCTGA